One window of the Mixophyes fleayi isolate aMixFle1 chromosome 6, aMixFle1.hap1, whole genome shotgun sequence genome contains the following:
- the ATAD1 gene encoding outer mitochondrial transmembrane helix translocase, producing MVHAEAFSRPLSRNEVVGLIFRLTIFGAVTYFTIKWMVDAIDPTRKQKLEAQKQAEKLMRQIGVKNVKLTEYEMSIAAHLVDPLSMLVTWSDIAGLDDVITDLKDTVILPIRKKHLFENSRLLQPPKGVLLYGPPGCGKTLIAKATAKEAGCRFINLQPSTLTDKWYGESQKLAAAVFSLAVKLQPSIIFIDEIDSFLRSRSSTDHEATAMMKAQFMSLWDGLDTDYSCQVIVMGATNRPQDLDTAIMRRMPTRFHVNQPAMRQREAILNLILRNENIDEHVDLQQVATGTDGFSGSDLKEMCRDAALLCVRESVTSTYEESPCEEIRPIQQKDLMRAIDKMKKSKSATNQGVLMHVSLD from the exons ATGGTCCACGCAGAAGCATTTTCTCGCCCTCTGAGCCGAAATGAAGTTGTTGGCCTGATCTTCAGATTGACAATATTCGGTGCAGTCACCTATTTTACTATTAAATGGATGGTAGATGCCATTGATCCAACCAGGAAACAGAAGCTTGAAGCCCAGAAACAG GCTGAGAAGTTAATGCGACAGATCGGTGTGAAGAATGTAAAGCTCACTGAATATGAAATGAGCATCGCTGCCCATCTTGTTGATCCACTCAGCATGCTA gTGACATGGAGTGACATAGCCGGCCTCGATGATGTTATAACAGACCTGAAAGATACCGTCATTCTTCCAATAAGGAAAAAGCATTTATTTGAGAACTCAAGACTACTGCAGCCCCCCAAAG GTGTGCTGCTTTACGGCCCTCCAGGATGTGGCAAGACTCTAATTGCGAAAGCAACTGCCAAAGAAGCAGGCTGTCGCTTCATCAACCTGCAGCCGTCCACTCTGACTGACAAGTGGTACGGGGAGTCCCAGAAACTGGCGGCTGCTGTGTTCTCCCTGGCTGTAAAACTGCAACCGTCCATCATTTTCATTGATGAAATAG ATTCTTTCCTTCGGAGCCGCTCAAGCACTGACCATGAGGCAACAGCGATGATGAAGGCTCAGTTCATGAGTCTCTGGGATGGACTGGACACTGACTATAGCTGTCAG GTGATTGTAATGGGAGCCACAAACCGTCCTCAGGATCTCGACACTGCAATTATGAGAAGAATGCCGACAAGATTTCACGTCAATCAGCCG GCTATGAGACAGCGAGAGGCGATCCTTAACCTCATACTTAGAAATGAGAAT ATAGATGAACATGTGGATTTGCAGCAGGTTGCCACTGGTACGGACGGCTTCTCTGGAAGTGACCTGAAGGAGATGTGCAGAGACGCTGCTTTGCTGTGTGTTAGGGAAAGTGTGACCAGCAcctatgaggaaag cCCTTGCGAGGAGATACGACCAATTCAACAAAAAGATTTAATGCGGGCTATTGACAAAATGAAGAAATCGAAGAGTGCAACAAATCAGGGGGTTTTAATGCACGTTAGTTTGGACTGA